In Maridesulfovibrio sp., a single genomic region encodes these proteins:
- a CDS encoding DUF3089 domain-containing protein: protein MPKQRIAAHYHLLFLTGLAVILLLTAASPSPADGLPPFDSNSISIPPRPDYSQADSWLALPESSNRFAVDIFWVYPTVLHNDRDWLMDIASQEQQAAAAATLYKQAAVFSCQANLYAPYYRQMNMAALTLGAKQKRELISYGLADVWDAFRYYLKHFNHGRPFILAGHSQGSNIIVDLAVRHWGSTGAESRLVAAYAIGWSITKDNIAANPNIRICKSSRQTQCFIDYNTMAAGRQDAAPTRIPGAIVVNPLSWTTDDSFVPASKNMGATFAEKDRSETRAHFTSAQIVNSGLVVDPIDLSIMNDSHSFPKGVYHVDDYALFFENLRTNAAQRIQEMLVKRSCPDVSGKK from the coding sequence ATGCCCAAACAGCGCATCGCCGCACATTATCACCTTTTATTTCTGACGGGCCTCGCCGTTATACTGCTTCTGACGGCAGCCAGCCCCTCACCGGCCGATGGATTGCCTCCCTTCGATTCCAATTCCATTTCCATTCCCCCGCGACCGGACTACAGCCAAGCGGATAGTTGGCTGGCGTTGCCCGAATCCTCCAACAGATTTGCCGTGGACATCTTCTGGGTTTACCCCACTGTACTGCACAACGACAGGGACTGGCTCATGGATATCGCTTCACAAGAGCAACAGGCGGCTGCGGCTGCCACATTATACAAGCAGGCCGCCGTCTTTTCCTGCCAGGCAAATCTTTATGCGCCATATTATCGCCAGATGAACATGGCAGCCCTTACCCTTGGTGCGAAACAGAAGAGGGAACTCATTTCCTATGGCTTGGCCGATGTCTGGGATGCTTTCAGATACTACTTGAAGCATTTTAACCATGGCCGTCCTTTTATCCTTGCTGGACACAGCCAAGGGTCTAACATCATCGTGGATCTAGCCGTTCGTCACTGGGGCTCCACAGGTGCGGAAAGCCGTCTTGTGGCCGCTTACGCTATAGGCTGGTCCATCACCAAAGATAACATTGCCGCCAATCCAAACATCCGCATTTGCAAATCTTCCAGGCAGACCCAATGCTTTATCGACTATAACACCATGGCCGCAGGCAGACAGGACGCTGCCCCCACACGCATCCCCGGGGCCATAGTGGTCAATCCGCTCTCCTGGACGACGGATGATTCATTCGTACCAGCCAGCAAAAATATGGGGGCCACTTTTGCCGAAAAAGACCGTTCGGAAACACGAGCCCATTTCACTTCGGCCCAGATCGTGAATTCTGGTCTTGTGGTGGACCCGATAGACCTTTCTATTATGAATGATTCGCACAGCTTTCCGAAAGGCGTATATCATGTGGATGACTACGCCCTTTTCTTTGAAAACCTGCGAACCAACGCTGCTCAGAGGATTCAGGAGATGCTTGTTAAGAGAAGCTGCCCCGATGTTTCCGGGAAAAAGTAA
- a CDS encoding helix-turn-helix transcriptional regulator yields MKKKLPIKLRSSLKGLGESLKNARIRRRLKMVTVADRAGVSRETLAKIQRGDPGVSMGNYAAVIFALGLGTDWMNLADITEDKVGQALEEERLPSRVHEISS; encoded by the coding sequence ATGAAGAAAAAGTTACCTATAAAACTGCGCAGCAGCCTTAAAGGGCTTGGTGAATCCTTGAAAAACGCAAGGATTCGCCGCCGCCTGAAGATGGTTACAGTTGCCGACCGCGCCGGGGTCAGCAGGGAGACTCTTGCCAAAATCCAGCGCGGTGATCCCGGTGTCAGCATGGGCAACTATGCCGCCGTAATCTTCGCCCTCGGCCTCGGCACGGACTGGATGAATCTGGCTGACATAACCGAGGACAAAGTCGGACAGGCTCTTGAAGAGGAACGGTTGCCCAGCCGGGTACACGAGATATCGAGCTAG
- a CDS encoding HipA domain-containing protein yields MPKEIFVHIDLQGETHFLGRLWIHSGQRGESASFEYSRQWRQSSISFSLEPTLQLGKGSFHTPAGKSLFGSIGDSAPDRWGRVLMKRLEARNAKAEKRTRRMLHDSDFLLMVNDLARQGALRFAEQEGGPFLATDEEAAIPPMVELGRLMAASNRILENKELDQDIQDLVAPGASLGGARPKASIIDTDGKLLIAKFPSPTDEWDVELWEYLAFQMAKKAGIPTPEVMLKKIGGQNVLLLHRFDRNAGKRIPFLSAMSLLGYSDGEQGSYLEIGEALSEYGASTTEDLKDLWRRIVFNIMISNVDDHLRNHGFLYAGSAGWRLSPLYDLEPTPEHEKPRILHTYIDLDDGTASLDLAYSVIEEFGLSLKESKAISKKVAQATQSWATDAARLGASNNEIEMMQSAFEHEDLRSGLKG; encoded by the coding sequence ATGCCAAAAGAAATATTTGTACATATTGATTTGCAGGGCGAAACACATTTCTTGGGACGACTGTGGATTCATTCCGGGCAGCGCGGCGAGAGCGCATCTTTTGAATATTCTCGCCAATGGCGTCAATCCTCCATAAGTTTTTCCCTTGAACCGACATTGCAACTCGGCAAGGGCTCTTTCCATACGCCAGCAGGCAAATCGCTTTTCGGCTCCATCGGCGATTCTGCCCCGGACCGCTGGGGCCGAGTGCTCATGAAACGTCTGGAGGCCAGAAACGCCAAGGCTGAAAAGCGTACCCGTCGCATGTTGCATGATTCCGACTTCCTGCTCATGGTTAATGATCTGGCCAGGCAGGGGGCATTGCGCTTTGCCGAACAGGAAGGCGGCCCTTTTCTGGCAACAGACGAGGAAGCCGCAATCCCGCCCATGGTTGAGTTGGGTCGGCTTATGGCTGCATCAAACCGTATTTTGGAAAATAAGGAACTGGATCAGGATATTCAGGATCTGGTTGCCCCCGGTGCGTCACTCGGTGGAGCACGGCCCAAGGCATCCATTATAGATACGGACGGCAAGCTGCTGATCGCCAAGTTCCCCAGCCCCACCGATGAATGGGATGTGGAATTATGGGAATACCTCGCCTTCCAGATGGCAAAAAAGGCCGGGATACCAACGCCGGAAGTGATGCTAAAAAAAATCGGCGGACAGAATGTGCTTCTGCTCCACCGCTTTGACCGCAACGCAGGCAAGCGCATACCGTTTCTGTCGGCAATGAGCCTGCTCGGATATTCTGACGGCGAACAGGGAAGTTATCTGGAAATCGGCGAAGCACTGAGCGAATACGGAGCCAGCACAACCGAAGATCTCAAAGACCTCTGGCGGCGGATCGTCTTCAACATCATGATTTCAAACGTGGACGACCACCTGCGCAACCACGGCTTCCTCTATGCCGGATCAGCAGGCTGGCGGCTCTCCCCCCTCTACGATCTGGAACCGACCCCGGAGCACGAAAAGCCGCGCATCCTGCACACCTACATCGACCTTGATGACGGCACGGCGTCACTTGATCTCGCCTATTCAGTTATCGAAGAATTCGGCCTCTCGCTCAAAGAATCAAAAGCCATTTCTAAAAAAGTAGCCCAAGCCACCCAAAGCTGGGCCACCGATGCCGCACGGCTTGGTGCCAGCAATAATGAAATTGAGATGATGCAGTCAGCTTTTGAGCATGAAGATTTGCGAAGTGGATTGAAGGGCTAA
- a CDS encoding Fic family protein yields the protein MGLKDRKSFRELYLKPALEEGLVEMTIPDKPNSRNQKYRLTEKGQLAVYN from the coding sequence TTGGGCCTCAAAGACCGCAAGTCATTCAGGGAACTTTATCTCAAGCCCGCATTGGAAGAGGGGCTCGTGGAGATGACCATTCCCGACAAGCCCAATAGTAGGAATCAGAAGTATCGGTTGACTGAGAAGGGGCAACTGGCTGTGTACAATTAG